One Heptranchias perlo isolate sHepPer1 unplaced genomic scaffold, sHepPer1.hap1 HAP1_SCAFFOLD_70, whole genome shotgun sequence genomic region harbors:
- the LOC137318340 gene encoding zinc finger protein 271-like, producing the protein MEKPWKCGDCGKGFNYPSQLETHRRRHTGERPFTCSVCGKGFTQSSHLQTHQRVHTGKRPFTCSMCGKRFTLSSSLIEHQLVHTDKRSLKYFDCDKSLKSRNELLKLQRTHTGERPFTCTECRKGFTQSSNLLTHQRVHTGERPFTCSVCGKGFTQSSSLIEHQLVHTDKRLFKCSVCDKSFIRKSDLLTHQRTHTGERPFTCSVCGKGFTQSSSLLIHQRVHTGERPFTCSVCGKGFTQSSSLLIHQRVHTGERPFTCSVCGKRFTRSSHRLRHQRIHTGQRPFACSVCGKGFTQSSSLLTHQLVHTDKRPFKCSDCEKSFKRKKDLLTHQRTHTGERPFTCTECGKRFSQSSNLQTHQHIHNGERPFTCSVCGKRFTRSSYLIEHQHVHTDKRPFECSDCGKNFKRTRDQLRHQRIHTGERPFTCSVCGKGFTLSSSLLIHQRVHM; encoded by the coding sequence atggagaaaccgtggaaatgtggggactgtgggaagggattcaattacccgtcccaactggaaactcatcgacgcagacacactggggagaggccgttcacctgctccgtgtgtgggaagggattcactcagtcatcccacctgcagacgcaccagcgagttcacactgggaagaggccattcacctgctccatgtgtgggaagagattcactctgtcatccagcctcattgaacatcaacttgttcacactgataagagatctcttaaatattttgactgtgacaagagtttaaaaagcagaaatgagctgctgaaactccaacgcactcacactggggagaggccgttcacctgcactgagtgtaggaagggattcactcagtcatccaacctgctgacacaccagcgagttcacactggggagaggccgttcacctgctccgtgtgtgggaagggattcactcagtcatccagccttattgaacatcagcttgttcacactgataagagacttttcaaatgttctgtctgtgataAGAGCTTTataagaaaaagtgatctgctgacacaccaacgcactcacactggggaaaggccgttcacctgctctgtgtgtgggaagggattcactcagtcatccagtctactgatacaccagcgagttcacactggggagaggccgttcacctgctccgtttgtgggaagggattcactcagtcatccagtctactgatacaccagcgagttcacactggggagaggccgttcacctgctccgtgtgtgggaagagattcactcgatcatcccaccggctgagacaccagcgaattcacactggccagaggccgttcgcctgctccgtgtgtgggaagggattcactcagtcgtccagccttctgacacatcaactcgttcacactgataagagaccttttaaatgttctgactgtgagaagagctttaaaagaaaaaaggatctactgacacaccaacgtactcacactggggagaggccgttcacctgcactgagtgtgggaagagattcagtcAATCATCCAACCTGCAAACACACCAACAtattcacaatggggagaggccgttcacctgctccgtgtgtgggaagagattcactcggtcatcctacctcattgaacatcaacatgttcacactgataagagaccctttgaatgttctgactgtgggaagaactTTAAAAGAACAAGGGATCAATtgagacaccaacgtattcacactggggagaggccgttcacctgctctgtgtgtgggaaaggattcactctgtcatccagcctactgatacaccagcgagttcacatgtga